Within Anolis sagrei isolate rAnoSag1 chromosome X, rAnoSag1.mat, whole genome shotgun sequence, the genomic segment caaacagtaatccaaatgtctcatgtaAATTCCAAAGTAACACAGTCCAGCAATAGCCAAAAAATCACAAGTACTGTATAAGTCCCCAAGTAAAAGTTGAGCAGAAATACAAAAACGAGAAcacagaaaacttccaggatacttaactccaaaaccaaggcttgacttgaaacaagaaccagagaactcaggcctagtgTCTCACTCGAATgctatgttgcctgaactaacccttgggtaaacaacttgctaattaataggcacccatgaaatcattctttTTCCCACTaattttctccccaactttcccacataattgtGCAGACCAGTGCCACCTATTTTCTACTCTAATCTGTAAACGAAGACTTTTGTGGATCTCCGTAGgtagctccaggtgtttttccctgGGACCCTTCCATATCACTTAGCTCTTTGCCTGActtcttatctaatgttgcagtttctgactcctctgactgaccttgaagccctgcactttctaAGTCAGATTTCTCCCAGAGTTATCAGATTTCTCCCAGAGTTATGACTTGAATCTTCATAACTTtgtgccccaggaaatcccacaggaaaTCCCACCATCCCCTCTTAAATAATCAGTGAACCAATCCACCTCACGCTGTACAACaatatagatattagggctgggtaaccacggaaaaatttgtttctaaactcgattcgtttccaaggggcgctagcgtttccaaattctaaatacttccgaaattttgagatttcaaaatttcgttatttacgaaatttcgttaatttcgaatcgattcgttaatggcagacgcgattgcgcaatatgctaaaaaaacctccaaatgggacaaggggaacttctgaagcttccctctccctctgttgttgactgttgctgtgataatttattttttaatcactgataaaacaaacaacaactataaaacttgcaccagacatgcggaaataattacgaaacaattacgaaataattttgaaacaattttgaaccaattatgaaacaattacgaaacaatacgaaataaattggaaaaattgtttcaatttttaattactcctcacactattcctgcatggctcaatatcggatcgtaagctaatttaaatacgaattaataacgaattacgaaattaacgaacgaaaccgcccagccctaatagatatataaaataggcatgcaaatcaaacatttactggtaaTAAATCATAAAAAATTATTTCAAAGCAATTCTATAATTTTACCATTTATTAAAGACAAAAGCCAATTTGCATTCTAATGAGATGGGGGTGCTTCATTAAATCTTGGCTGTGCATTTGATACTGTAGGATATAGACCCTCTTCAGTGTTTTCCAGATATGATCAATACCTTGATTTTGTAATCATTGGTACTTTGCATGACAttgattttccctttttattaAGTACAGTGGAGGCATTTGCTGCAAAGTACACTGTAAACGCTACAGGTTGCTGATAACATATTTGTGTAAATGCCTAAAACAGTcactaggtggagttcagaaactttttactgttgccaaatattTCACAATGCCAATGTTCACTTACAGTCACTGTATGGGGTCATAACCCATACAgagtttttattgtactttattgtactattttaatatgtaatgactttgcactttgttgtacttatatgttattgtactttcatatatgctgtaaaccgacctgagtccctcgttgaggtgagaaggccagtatagaaaacttctaaataaataaataataaataataaccccATCCAGTTTGGACCAATACAGTTTGAATGAACACTGACACTGTCTGTATAATTTAGATTATTTCAATGTacactgtattttaatgtatcgTCTACTTTGGTTTAATATTAACTTTAAACATGTCCAGAATCCCATTGAGATGTTATATCTTTCGAAGGAGGTACTTGTATCTCTGGGTATTAGAATCTGGCATCCATATCAGTCTCCTTCTGGAGAGTaatcagggtaataataataataataataataattgagagcTATTGTTACATTATCAGGCAGCAAAGTTGGTCAAGTAGCCAATGCATATTTCTGGTGGATGAATGTACAATGGCACTGATGCACAATATTGTAACTAAAATACAAGAAAatttgagagagaaaaatcagTGACTATAAAAAAGACCCAGAAACAGTGGAAGCAACAGTACTCCAGTACTCCGGTACACTCCATGTGTTTGTATGATATTGAAGATGgatagaagttcttcctaatgtttaggtggaatctcctttgctgtcATTTGAACTCATGGCTCCAGTATGCCCTAGTCTCCAAGCCTGCACATGAAAGTGCAACTACAACTGGGTAATAATGACAGCTCTAACCAGAACACATGAGCATTAGAAGTTCAGAACACAGCATAAGGTTTAGCCTTGTGGGTCTACTGATGCTGCAGATACGAGATGGGCTTACAAAAATGTCTTTGTGGTTACAGGATATCTAACTTTGTGGATAGGCTTAATTAAAACATGTTTTTGCTGAAACGCAACACCAAAGTTTTACAGAAGTCTTTTTGGTGTCTCCTCTGATGGTGTCACACATCTTGCACACAATCCCCAGTGATGCCAATATGTGGGTCTCCTCCATTGCTATAAGTTGTGTAAATGAGGTAGAGTGATTTCAGTACAGCATTCATTCAGGCAGTGGTCCTCAatctgggttccccagatgttttggccttcaactcccagaaatcctaacagctggtaaactggtcgggatttctgggagttgtaggccacaaaTATCTGGTACCTGATTTCTCATAGACATCCCACACAATTGTGTTTGTACTACTGTACTGTATATGCATGAATTGAAACACTACATTTTGCAGTTATGGCAAATGCttaagaaaattatttcttttagCTGCAGTGGTGGCTGGTTTACATGCATGCAAGCAGTTGTGTGAAAGGAAGCATGGATGTCTGAGGACACCCAAGGATCTTTAAATGCCTCTAAGGTGCATCTGAGAATAAATACtatttgacacaattttaactgccatggctcattgctatagaATAGTGAGAATTGTTGTTTTGCGAGATACCAGAACTCTTGGGccgagaaagctaaagaccttctaaaacagtggttctcaacctggggtccccagatgtttttggccttcaactcccagaaaccctaacagctggtaaactggctgggatttctgggagttgtaggccaaaaacatctggggactcctggttgagaactactgttctaaaactaccactcccatgattccatagcagcgaatcatggcagttgaagtggtatgaAGCTGCAATAATGttgctgtgtagatgcactctaagggcccttccacacagtcatgtaaccagaatatcaagtcagataatccacaatatctggtttgaactggattacctgagtccacactgccatatattccagttcaatgtggattttatacagctgtgtggaaggggcctaagtctaaGGAAATCTCTATCTTCTGTCCCTGGATGTCTAATTAACAGAAGCTTTCTTTTTTCTGTCTCAGCTCCAGATAGTTTCAACCACAAAAAATTCTTTCAGCTCACCGGTATGGCCAAAAAGAGCAGCAGCCAAGTGAAGGATATCTTCCGGTTCCTGGATAATGACCAGAGTGGCTTCATAGAGGAAGATGAACTCAAGTGAGGCTTTTCCTGTTTTTCATTCTGAACTTCCCTTTGAGATGACAATGTGATACAGTGGTCAGTGCCCTGCAAACATCCCAGGTCGAGGGGAACAGTTCTAATTCAACCACCATCCCACTTTATCAGCTGGtttaaaaatgttccagtttctcccTTGTCCTCCCGCTTTCCCCTTTTGTCTTCTGATGCTGCAAAATGGGTGAACTATATAAAGTATGGTTTATCCATTTAAACCATGACTTGTTCCAATGCAGTTCCCCAGCCTTAAATAAAAGCCCATGGGAGGGTTGCAAGAGCACAGACCGAAAGTTAAGAAGGCAAGTGGTTTTCCTGCTCATCTGTCACCGAAATGCATGACTTACTCCATAAGCCATGGTTCAGACAACCAAAGGCACCTCCTCCTAATTAAGCCATGAGATATCCCATTGCAGTGCTTGTTCAGTGATTGCTCACTTTCCTAAACACTTCTATCAAAAGAGCTTCATCTTCCCCCTCCCATGCACACTTCTTTGAGTAACCTCTATTACTGATGTTAAGAAGCTTTTGTGTTGCATAGGATTCCTCTTCGGGTATTTTTGTTTCCTTAGCTCCCTGttgcttttctcccttctctcactAGATTTTTCCTCCAGAGGTTTGAAAGTGGAGCCCGAGTTTTAACACCGACAGAAACCAAATCGTTGATGGCAGCAGCAGACCATGATGGAGATGGAAAAATCGGGGCAGACGGTATGTAACCTCCTCCagtcctttttcttccattttcctttctagAGTAGacactcgcttatccaacctttgctcatccaacattctctattatccaacacaatctgcttcccacccggatccacagctgtttcaatacattgtgatgtttcagtgctaaattcataaatacagtaattactacataactttactgtgtattgaactgcttttttgtcaatttgttgtaaaacatgatgttttggtacttaatttgtagaatcataacataatttggcatttaataggcttttccttaatccctccttattatccaacatatttgcttatccgacgttctgccagcctatttacgttggataagcaagactctactgtacctcttTTTTTTTGTGTGATCATAAGAATGGCAACCAGAGGCTGCTTGGATGCCATCCATATGCAGGACCCTTAAGGACAAATGGCCCAGACATTTGACACAGAGATTGCAATAACACACgccacatgtatatgtatatgtgtgtgtgtgtatatatatatatacacacacacacaccatatggCTGAATTGCTGTAGTATGGAGCTGTCTTCTCCCCAGCTGCCTTAATTCTTCCCGCACCACTGGCTGGCTATGTGTGTAACATGAGAAAAGATGCATAGATGGACTGAAGGCATGTGTAAACACACAGAGATGGGGGCTACTGCTTGTGGCAAAGAATGCAGGGTGACATGACTCCAGCTCTGCCCAAGGCCGGTATGCGATGGCTGAAACATTACCCTCAGGTTAAGATGGCCTGTATTGGAATTCAGCATTTTCCTTCCACCCACAGTCACTTACAATGATAACCTATATCAGATGGGTGAAACCCAAGGTCTGTGGGCCAAATCTTGCCTGCCATGTCATTAGATGTGGCTcttctccagatgttggactacaactcctatattcctcATTATTAGACATCATTATTAGAGTTGATGGGAGCtgggatacagtaacatctgaaaGGCTGCAATTGTTCTATTTGGTCAGGATAATGGGGTTTGGATTTAGATGCAAGGCTTATGGATAGGATGTCTGACTTTAAGATGtcctttaacttttccccaacatCCGAGTCACAAGTGGTGTTgggttacaattcccattatttccAGTAATCAAGTGATAGGAGTTTTCATTCAATAACATAGGAGGATCCAAATTGGGTTAAAACTAAAGAGTAATGATCActatgtaaaataatatatagttaGCTCTCTggatccatggattctccatccattgattcaatggccctctgaaggcaaccataaagcagatgTAGCCCTTGATTAAAATGAGTGACACTCCGGATCTATACATGATAATTGTACAAAGAGATGATAGAAAAAAGTCTATCTCTTTACAAAGCTTCTAGAATGTCCACAATCAAAACAGGAAACTATCTCATTCCAGTACAAACTCACAGCCAAGATATATGTACTGATGGTGGATCAGGACTGGTcatttcttaggccccttctacactaccacataaaatccagattttctgctttgaactggagtatatggaagtgtagactcatataatccaggtagaaggggccttagtccagcatctggagaacCCTAGCTTACCCCCTTTTTCTGCTTTTGCCATGCCCTCTTGCTTTTGCTCGGGGAAAGAAGCAACTGCCAGCGACCAACCAATTCATATTTTCTCCTTTTGGTGCAGAATTCGTGGAAATGGTACACTCCTAAGTTGCTGTAAACCATCATGCGGTGTGGACTAGATGATCCGTTTATAGCAGATGCCGTCTCCAAGGCTTGTAATCCCAGGAATACTTTGTTAATGTTGTTTTACTCttgattgcgtgttactcattcATAGGTTTACACTAGTTAATAAATGTGTTTTCGTGCTAGTGTAGACCTTGGTCATCATCGCAGAAGTccctatgttgaaaaatagataTGTACACCTACACACTATGTTTCTTTCTCCTATTCTTCTTCTTGATTTTTCTGGGTGGGGAGcttgtgtggccctccagaagttCACGAACGACAGCTCTCTGCAACTCATAGCAGCATAACAAATGGTGAAGAAAGCTGGGAGTAGCAGTTTCATGTCTGGAGGGTGACACAGTTCCTACCCTGTGCTCAGCATTATCCCAAAAGGTGTTGCAGGAATTGGGTTGTAGCGTCCAGGCTCAAATTCTTGCTATCGCATTTTGCTATTTGACCAATGCTCTGATTTAGAGAACCAGTGATCCACAATCTGCTCGTTCTACCTCTTCCCCTCTACTGAGActtgcatttatattccatcttctTGCAATGAGTTGAAGGTAGTCCATACAGATCTTTGTCTCTTCATTGTCTTCATAACAACCTTGTGAGGCAGGACAGTGAAGGGAGCTGGGATGGCCTCAGGTCAGCCAATTAGTTTCATAGCTCAATGGGGACTTGAACCTGTCCGTTTCAGCCTCTTGCTTAAGCAGGTTGGACTTCTTTGCAAGATCTAAATTTTTCTATGTGATTGTCTAATGGAAATGGCATCCTGTGCAGACATATTTCGCCAATATGGCGAGCTAGATTCCAAACCATTACTATAAAGCAAATGTCAGGCATATCTCACTCATATGGTGAACCAGATTCCAAACCATTGCTATAAAGCAAATGTCACCTTGAAGTGAATCCCAGCCCTTCTTATTCACTTCCTACAGAAGCCAATACACATATTACATGATCATTGGTTGAGTGCTTAATAGTGCTGGGCTTTTGCaagagtagcaataataataataataataataataataataataataataagccagtaaaggtggtcccagtggtgattggcacactgggtgcagtgcctaaagaccttggcctgcacttaaacacaatcggcactgataagattaccatctgccagctgcagaaggccaccttactgggatttgcacgcattattcgccgatacatcacaccgtcttagacacttggaaagtctgacatgtgatccaatacaacagccagcagagtgtctgctgtgcactcatcttgttgtgtttctaataataataataataataataataataataataataataccaaaataTTATACTGAGATACAAAGTGAATACATGTTATAAACTGGACTGGCTTTCACAGTACTGTTGTTTCATTAAAAAGCACCAAATTGGTGAAACCCTCTAAAATAAAGCACCTATGTGAGGTATGCCTGTAGTCCCTCAACTCTTTGAGCCTGTCTTCTACTGtggaaaaaacaaaaaggaatacAGTTTCACAACTCAGTAAGTCTTGACATTGGGAGTCTCTCTGAAGTCTCTCTGAAGCTTTGTTGTGTTATGGGTTAAAGTAATAGCAAAACAAAATGGCATATACAAAGCCGCCCAAAGTCtgcttttattttcatttagGATAAGATGAAACAAAGCCAGGACATAGGCTTTGCAATGTTGAAATGCCATAAGAATTGTTTGTTACATTTCTGTCCTGTCCTTTCTCAGGGTGGAGTTCATGGCCCTCTTCCCTATTTATCATCACTACAGTCATGCAAGGTAGGtcagtctagagcaggcatgggcaaactttggccctccaggtgttttggacttcaactcctacaattcctggcctcaggccccttccttttccccctcagccgcttaaggaaggggcctgaggccaggaattgtaggagttgaagtccaaaacacctggagggccaaagtttgcccatgcctgctccagagAGATTGGTCCAAAACCTCCCAGGGAACCTCATATTTTCTTTAGTCTCTTCTTTAGTCTTAGGTGTCATCTTCATTTAGATCTGAAGCTATTGAGTCGATTAACTGGTGCAATCCATCGACTAACCTCTAGTTTCATTTGCTTTCACATAACTGAAGGTAAGAGTCTGGTGGTGCACCTATTTGTAGGCTTACGTTCACCTCTTCATTCCCATTAAAAATTCAAGCCATTTGCTTCTTGGAAAGTGAACAGTAAACCCTGCCCATTGAAGAGGAAATGGATGATGTGGAGAAGAGTCCACAATCAGCAATTTCTGAAACTCCTCTAGGAAAATATTCATTCCTAGAGTGAAAACTATTTGGAGAGGTTTAGCTTAATTCGTCATTTTTCTAAGATCAATGCTCtatcactaaggccccttctacattgtcatataaaatctagataatctgatttgaactggattatatggcagtgtagactcatacaatccagttcaaagcagagaaagtgggttatctgttttgataatctggattatatggctgtgtagaagggccctgactcAAAACAACATGATTTGAAAA encodes:
- the LOC132780699 gene encoding parvalbumin, thymic CPV3-like, with amino-acid sequence MSLNDLISPSDLAAALRDCQAPDSFNHKKFFQLTGMAKKSSSQVKDIFRFLDNDQSGFIEEDELKFFLQRFESGARVLTPTETKSLMAAADHDGDGKIGADEFVEMVHS